From the genome of Chania multitudinisentens RB-25, one region includes:
- a CDS encoding signal transduction protein — MLTLHLPPAPTPIKTQQQEILLVTNADLRESANLACWPVQQAFEEKLQAALERNGYRMLRAHPVDTERGHGFISSQRQGSDLFAQIDPDAPLIVLLTAWQYSHHIAPSLTRHRGPVLLLANFDGTWPGLVGMLCMAGSLTSLGKHYSRLWSANFDDELFEQGLKTWLRNGAVSHPTGYLHAIAPTHRVMASEAGQKGRQVGEYILRHKAIIGLFDTFCMGMINGVFPQQAMVNIGMPIESLSQSALLVEMNKVPQELREACLTWYETRGMQFKFGDDGTKELTRSQVLEQCAMMIAMGRFVKRFGLAAVGVQYQQGLKDSCAASDFAEGAIGNAERFPIPDENGEIIWPGKAIPCINEVDMGTAIPQAMLWRLLDALGQPAETTLHDIRWGSEYQGTFYWDLEISGAVPFAHLKGGIAGATGYRQPAMFFPYGGSTLTGQGKAGRFIWARAHYEGIEVVMHIGTGHAVELPEAEFERRRRATNYEWPLLNAVLDGVSRDDLMAGHQSNHLTVAYVEEAVLPEVFSAFVAQALTQGIHVQVAGDAFTLL, encoded by the coding sequence ATGCTGACATTACATCTTCCCCCGGCACCTACGCCGATTAAAACCCAGCAGCAAGAGATTCTGCTGGTGACCAACGCCGATCTGCGCGAATCAGCCAACCTGGCGTGCTGGCCGGTGCAGCAGGCATTTGAAGAAAAGCTGCAAGCGGCGTTGGAACGCAATGGCTACCGTATGCTGCGTGCCCACCCGGTAGATACCGAGCGCGGGCATGGTTTTATCAGCAGCCAGCGTCAGGGCAGCGATCTGTTTGCTCAGATCGACCCCGATGCACCGCTGATCGTGTTACTGACGGCCTGGCAGTATTCCCACCATATTGCTCCCTCACTAACGCGCCACCGTGGCCCAGTGCTATTACTGGCAAATTTTGACGGTACCTGGCCGGGTTTGGTGGGCATGCTGTGTATGGCCGGCAGCCTGACCAGCCTGGGGAAGCATTACTCTCGCCTGTGGTCTGCAAATTTTGATGATGAATTATTTGAGCAGGGGCTGAAAACCTGGCTGCGTAACGGTGCCGTGAGCCACCCAACCGGCTACCTGCACGCTATTGCACCGACCCATAGGGTTATGGCAAGTGAAGCCGGTCAGAAAGGGCGTCAGGTCGGGGAATATATTCTGCGCCATAAGGCCATCATCGGTTTATTTGATACCTTCTGTATGGGGATGATCAACGGCGTGTTTCCGCAGCAGGCCATGGTGAATATCGGTATGCCGATCGAATCCCTGTCGCAATCGGCGTTACTGGTGGAAATGAATAAGGTCCCACAGGAACTGCGTGAAGCCTGTTTAACGTGGTACGAAACGCGAGGAATGCAGTTTAAATTTGGCGACGATGGCACCAAAGAACTTACGCGCAGCCAGGTGTTGGAACAGTGTGCCATGATGATCGCTATGGGGCGTTTTGTTAAGCGCTTTGGCCTGGCGGCGGTTGGGGTGCAATACCAGCAGGGGCTGAAAGACAGTTGCGCAGCTTCAGACTTTGCCGAAGGGGCGATTGGTAACGCGGAACGTTTCCCAATCCCGGACGAAAACGGGGAAATCATCTGGCCGGGCAAAGCCATCCCCTGCATCAACGAAGTGGACATGGGCACGGCCATCCCGCAGGCGATGCTGTGGCGATTACTGGATGCCTTAGGCCAACCGGCGGAAACCACACTGCATGATATTCGCTGGGGCAGTGAATATCAGGGAACCTTCTATTGGGATCTGGAAATTTCCGGCGCAGTGCCGTTTGCCCATCTGAAAGGCGGTATTGCCGGCGCAACCGGTTATCGCCAGCCTGCGATGTTCTTCCCTTATGGAGGTTCAACCCTTACCGGCCAGGGTAAGGCTGGGCGCTTTATCTGGGCGCGGGCACATTACGAAGGAATCGAGGTAGTCATGCACATTGGCACGGGCCACGCCGTGGAGCTGCCGGAAGCTGAATTTGAACGCCGCCGCCGCGCCACCAATTACGAGTGGCCATTACTGAATGCCGTGCTGGACGGCGTTAGCCGCGATGACCTGATGGCGGGCCACCAGAGCAACCACTTGACCGTCGCCTATGTTGAAGAAGCGGTATTGCCAGAGGTATTTAGCGCCTTTGTCGCCCAGGCGCTGACCCAGGGTATCCACGTTCAGGTGGCTGGCGATGCTTTCACACTGCTGTAA
- a CDS encoding dihydrodipicolinate synthase family protein, with amino-acid sequence MQTRTEAQKYTGIWPVMLTPFNDQREIDWYSLEKLVDWYLAAGVHGLFAACQSSEMFFLSDSEARQLVKFIVEKVDGRVPVVASGHTANAISQQAEQLSAMCETGIDGLILISNRLALAGEADQQALASLQQLTAALPKEIDLGIYECPYPYKRLLSDEIVAWCAASGRYTFIKDTCCSLPTIKRRVALSQGSRLHLANANSQTLLASLQAGCQAYSGVMANFHPALYVWLFEHWRSEPEKAAQLADYLSTAALAEGLDYPVCAKFYQQQIGNFSSIACRSKNSQSYPDSFYPAAIESMVRLGEALQVHLQL; translated from the coding sequence ATGCAAACGCGGACTGAAGCACAGAAGTACACCGGCATCTGGCCGGTGATGCTGACACCGTTTAATGACCAGCGGGAGATCGACTGGTATTCGCTGGAAAAACTGGTGGATTGGTACTTGGCGGCTGGCGTTCATGGTCTGTTTGCGGCCTGTCAGTCAAGCGAGATGTTTTTCCTCAGCGACAGCGAAGCTCGCCAACTGGTGAAATTTATCGTCGAGAAGGTTGATGGCCGCGTGCCGGTGGTGGCCTCCGGTCACACCGCTAACGCCATAAGCCAACAGGCCGAACAGCTCAGCGCCATGTGTGAAACCGGGATTGATGGTCTGATCCTCATCAGTAACCGCCTGGCGCTGGCTGGCGAAGCGGATCAACAGGCACTGGCCTCATTGCAGCAGCTCACCGCCGCGCTGCCAAAAGAGATCGATCTGGGTATTTATGAGTGCCCCTATCCCTACAAGCGGCTGTTATCCGATGAGATAGTAGCCTGGTGTGCAGCCAGTGGCCGCTACACCTTTATCAAGGATACCTGCTGTTCGCTGCCCACGATCAAACGCAGAGTCGCGTTAAGCCAGGGTAGCCGTCTGCATCTGGCCAACGCCAACAGCCAGACTCTGCTGGCCTCGCTACAGGCCGGGTGCCAGGCCTACAGCGGCGTAATGGCCAATTTTCATCCGGCGCTGTATGTCTGGTTGTTTGAGCACTGGCGTAGTGAACCGGAGAAAGCGGCTCAGTTGGCGGATTATCTCTCCACCGCTGCGTTGGCTGAGGGGCTTGATTACCCGGTGTGCGCCAAGTTTTATCAGCAGCAAATCGGTAATTTCAGCTCCATCGCCTGCCGTTCTAAAAACAGCCAATCCTACCCGGACAGTTTTTATCCGGCAGCGATAGAGAGCATGGTACGGCTCGGTGAAGCCTTGCAGGTTCATTTACAGCTTTGA
- a CDS encoding sialidase family protein, whose translation MSLTLTTQQFLWSPDSADFNNCHASTLLALPGGDVLVAYFAGQKEGSGDTAIWLSRQHQGIWQAPRRTIACAGLAHWNPVLLKERNNLWLFYKVGPNVHEWKTRYVTSQDQGITWSTPAELVAGDALPRGPVKNKLLVTSDGSWLAPGSTEDDRYWDAFVDRSEDGGQHWQMVKVPIEHQPQASRDDSQLWQGLQADALWENDLERVFQWDGVIQPSLWESAPGHIHMLMRSTRGRVYRSDSKDNGKSWCAAYATGLPNNNSGIDLVRTEQGALVLAYNPIEGNWGKRFPISLSVSRDNGEHWSTPLDVESGEGEFSYPAIICEDKTLHLTYTWNRKNIVYCTLSLA comes from the coding sequence ATGTCGCTGACACTCACAACACAGCAATTTTTATGGTCGCCAGATAGTGCAGATTTTAACAACTGCCATGCCTCGACGTTGCTCGCCTTGCCAGGCGGCGATGTGCTGGTGGCATATTTCGCGGGGCAGAAAGAAGGCAGTGGCGATACGGCAATCTGGTTATCTCGGCAGCACCAGGGAATATGGCAGGCGCCGCGCCGGACGATTGCCTGCGCAGGATTGGCACACTGGAATCCGGTGCTGCTGAAAGAACGGAACAACCTCTGGCTGTTCTACAAAGTGGGCCCCAATGTGCATGAATGGAAAACCCGCTATGTCACCTCGCAAGATCAGGGCATCACCTGGAGCACGCCGGCAGAACTGGTGGCTGGCGACGCCCTGCCGCGTGGCCCGGTAAAAAACAAACTGCTGGTGACGTCAGACGGCAGTTGGCTGGCACCGGGTTCGACAGAGGACGATCGCTATTGGGATGCCTTTGTCGATCGTTCCGAAGATGGTGGGCAACACTGGCAGATGGTCAAGGTGCCGATCGAGCATCAGCCACAGGCCAGCCGTGATGACAGCCAGCTCTGGCAGGGATTACAGGCCGATGCGCTGTGGGAAAACGATCTTGAGCGGGTTTTTCAGTGGGACGGCGTGATTCAGCCTTCTCTCTGGGAATCCGCGCCGGGACACATTCATATGCTGATGCGCAGCACGCGTGGGCGTGTTTATCGCAGTGATTCAAAAGACAACGGCAAAAGCTGGTGTGCCGCCTACGCCACTGGCCTGCCCAATAACAACAGCGGTATTGATCTGGTGCGTACCGAGCAAGGCGCGTTGGTGCTGGCTTATAACCCGATTGAGGGGAACTGGGGCAAACGCTTCCCGATCTCTCTCAGCGTATCGCGGGATAACGGTGAACACTGGTCAACGCCGCTGGATGTGGAAAGCGGAGAAGGGGAATTCTCTTATCCGGCCATTATTTGTGAGGATAAGACGTTGCACCTCACTTACACCTGGAACCGAAAAAATATCGTCTACTGCACGCTGAGCCTGGCCTGA